The following proteins are encoded in a genomic region of Actinomadura sp. NAK00032:
- a CDS encoding phosphoadenylyl-sulfate reductase, whose amino-acid sequence MTLLETDRPALDLEDIVESAAAALEGAPTLEVIRWAAATFGDRICLTSSMSDAALIHLVSKVKPGIDVLFVDTGYHFAETIGTRDAVEAVYPVNIINVTPSRTVEEQEAALGPRLFGRNPDLCCHLRKVEPLGRALEGYMAWFSGIRRDETASRRDRRVVEWDRKRGMVKVNPILDWSQEEMDNYIEDNGVLVNPLHYDGYPSIGCAPCTRPVAPGEDPRSGRWAGMGKTECGIHL is encoded by the coding sequence GTGACCCTCCTGGAGACCGACAGACCTGCCCTTGACCTCGAGGACATCGTCGAGTCCGCCGCCGCGGCCCTGGAGGGCGCGCCCACGCTGGAGGTCATCCGGTGGGCCGCCGCCACGTTCGGCGACCGCATCTGCCTCACCTCGTCCATGTCGGACGCGGCGCTGATCCACCTGGTGTCGAAGGTGAAGCCCGGCATCGACGTGCTGTTCGTCGACACCGGCTACCACTTCGCCGAGACGATCGGCACCCGGGACGCGGTCGAGGCCGTCTACCCGGTGAACATCATCAACGTCACCCCGTCCCGCACGGTCGAGGAGCAGGAGGCCGCGCTCGGCCCCCGGCTGTTCGGCCGCAACCCCGACCTGTGCTGCCACCTGCGCAAGGTGGAGCCGCTCGGCCGCGCGCTGGAGGGCTACATGGCCTGGTTCAGCGGCATCCGGCGGGACGAGACCGCGAGCCGCCGCGACCGCAGGGTCGTCGAGTGGGACCGCAAGCGCGGCATGGTCAAGGTCAACCCGATCCTGGACTGGTCCCAGGAGGAGATGGACAACTACATCGAGGACAACGGGGTGCTGGTGAACCCGCTGCACTACGACGGCTACCCCTCGATCGGCTGCGCGCCGTGCACCCGCCCGGTCGCGCCCGGCGAGGACCCGCGCAGCGGCCGGTGGGCCGGGATGGGCAAGACCGAGTGCGGCATCCACCTGTGA
- a CDS encoding phosphotriesterase, whose translation MTPREETRRLRTVTGTIATSEITGPVLAHEHLQLDLRWPARPQLVESDPGRWLDEEKPVQRELSALRKEHGLGLVVDLTCSGMGRNAAALARISAGARVAVVAGTGVFTEPFHPAFVRETLAAETGPDGPTGVERLAERLLAEVGFGMDGTNCLPGVIGEIGTWGESPTDAEELCLRAAARAARYSGLSVATYGRSGLAQMEILTSAGLSPDRVAVGQQDRVDDPGQHRKIAEMGGYVSFGTLGLAGGDPDAVGGRVRLVLDLLEAGHADRVLLSTGVSRMAQIGRYGGAGFGYLFETFLPALRAAGADEATLGTILRDNPLRWLAGS comes from the coding sequence ATGACCCCTCGTGAGGAGACCCGCCGGCTGCGGACCGTGACCGGCACGATCGCGACGTCCGAGATCACCGGGCCGGTGCTCGCTCACGAGCACCTCCAACTGGACCTGCGCTGGCCCGCGCGCCCCCAGCTGGTCGAGTCCGACCCCGGCCGCTGGCTGGACGAGGAGAAGCCCGTCCAGCGGGAGCTGTCCGCGCTGCGCAAGGAGCACGGGCTCGGCCTCGTGGTCGACCTCACCTGCTCGGGCATGGGCCGCAACGCCGCCGCGCTCGCCCGGATCAGCGCCGGCGCCCGGGTCGCCGTGGTCGCCGGGACGGGCGTGTTCACCGAGCCGTTCCACCCGGCGTTCGTCCGGGAGACGCTGGCCGCCGAGACCGGCCCGGACGGCCCGACCGGCGTGGAGCGGCTCGCGGAGCGGCTGCTCGCCGAGGTCGGCTTCGGCATGGACGGCACCAACTGCCTGCCCGGTGTCATCGGCGAGATCGGCACCTGGGGCGAGTCGCCGACCGACGCCGAGGAGCTGTGCCTGCGCGCCGCCGCGCGGGCGGCCCGCTACTCCGGCCTGTCCGTGGCGACCTACGGCCGGTCCGGGCTCGCCCAGATGGAGATCCTCACCTCCGCCGGGCTGTCCCCGGACCGCGTCGCCGTCGGCCAGCAGGACCGGGTGGACGACCCCGGCCAGCACCGCAAGATCGCCGAGATGGGCGGCTACGTCTCGTTCGGCACGCTCGGCCTCGCGGGCGGCGACCCGGACGCCGTCGGCGGCCGCGTCCGGCTCGTGCTGGACCTGCTGGAGGCCGGGCACGCCGACCGGGTGCTGCTGAGCACCGGCGTCTCCCGGATGGCGCAGATCGGCCGCTACGGCGGCGCCGGCTTCGGCTACCTGTTCGAGACCTTCCTGCCCGCGCTGCGCGCCGCGGGGGCCGACGAGGCGACGCTCGGCACCATCCTGCGCGACAACCCGCTGCGGTGGCTCGCCGGTTCCTGA
- a CDS encoding acyl-CoA dehydrogenase family protein, giving the protein MDTHEVVNQVPPLTGHDVADEAALLDGLAREGAGWAEPEVRELGRLAGTEEAQEWGRLANENPPVLRTHDRYGHRIDEVEFHPAWHELMTVAVTHGLHGAAWADPREGAHVARAAKFYTWRVDAGHGCPISMTYAAVPALRQSPDLAAQYEPLLAKNEYDYGLRAPLTKNALLAGMSMTEKQGGSDVRANTTRAAPAADGTYRLVGHKWFTSAPMCDVFLTLAQAPGGLTCFLVPRVLPDGSLNPLRLMRLKDKLGNRSNASSEVEYADAVAWRVGDEGRGVRTIIEMVNMTRLDCVIGAAAGMRLGVTTAAHHAAHRKAFGRYLIDQPLMRNVLADLAIESEAATLTMLRLAGATDRSVRGDAAETAFKRLALAISKYWICKRWPAHAAESLECLGGNGYVEDSGMPRLFRESPLNSIWEGSGNVAALDVLRAMAKEPQTVEAFFTEVDRAAGADPRLDAAVREIKASLGDFDTIELRARRIVERMALALQASLLVRHGHPAVADAFCTTRLAGDWGTAFGTLPPGLDLAPIIDRTTPKLG; this is encoded by the coding sequence GTGGACACGCACGAGGTCGTCAACCAGGTGCCCCCGCTCACCGGGCACGACGTGGCCGACGAGGCCGCCCTGCTGGACGGGCTGGCGCGCGAGGGCGCCGGCTGGGCCGAGCCCGAGGTGCGCGAACTGGGCCGCCTCGCGGGCACCGAGGAGGCCCAGGAGTGGGGCCGGCTCGCGAACGAGAACCCGCCCGTCCTGCGCACCCACGACCGGTACGGGCACCGGATCGACGAGGTCGAGTTCCACCCCGCCTGGCACGAGTTGATGACCGTCGCGGTCACGCACGGCCTGCACGGCGCCGCGTGGGCCGACCCCCGCGAGGGCGCCCACGTCGCGCGGGCCGCGAAGTTCTACACCTGGCGCGTCGACGCCGGGCACGGCTGCCCGATCTCCATGACGTACGCGGCCGTCCCCGCGCTGCGCCAGTCCCCCGACCTGGCCGCGCAGTACGAACCGCTCCTCGCCAAGAACGAGTACGACTACGGCCTGCGCGCCCCCCTCACCAAGAACGCGCTGCTCGCCGGCATGTCGATGACCGAGAAGCAGGGCGGCTCGGACGTCCGCGCCAACACCACGCGGGCCGCGCCCGCCGCCGACGGCACGTACCGCCTCGTCGGCCACAAGTGGTTCACCAGCGCCCCGATGTGCGACGTGTTCCTCACCCTGGCGCAGGCGCCGGGCGGCCTGACCTGCTTCCTCGTCCCCCGCGTCCTGCCGGACGGCAGCCTCAACCCGCTGCGCCTGATGCGGCTGAAGGACAAGCTCGGCAACCGGTCCAACGCGTCCTCCGAGGTCGAGTACGCCGACGCGGTCGCCTGGCGGGTCGGCGACGAGGGCCGCGGCGTCCGCACCATCATCGAGATGGTCAACATGACCCGGCTCGACTGCGTGATCGGCGCCGCCGCCGGCATGCGGCTCGGCGTCACCACCGCCGCGCACCACGCCGCGCACCGCAAGGCGTTCGGCAGGTACCTGATCGACCAGCCGCTGATGCGCAACGTCCTCGCCGACCTGGCGATCGAGTCCGAGGCCGCCACCCTCACCATGCTCCGCCTCGCCGGCGCCACCGACCGCTCGGTCCGCGGCGACGCCGCCGAGACCGCGTTCAAACGCCTCGCGCTCGCCATCAGCAAGTACTGGATCTGCAAGCGCTGGCCCGCGCACGCCGCCGAGTCCCTGGAGTGCCTGGGCGGCAACGGCTACGTCGAAGACTCCGGCATGCCGCGCCTGTTCCGCGAGTCCCCCCTGAACTCCATCTGGGAGGGCTCCGGCAACGTCGCGGCCCTGGACGTCCTGCGGGCCATGGCGAAGGAGCCGCAGACCGTCGAGGCGTTCTTCACCGAGGTCGACCGCGCCGCCGGCGCCGACCCCCGCCTCGACGCGGCGGTGCGCGAGATCAAGGCGTCCCTCGGCGACTTCGACACCATCGAACTGCGCGCCCGCCGCATCGTCGAGCGCATGGCCCTGGCTCTGCAGGCGTCCCTCCTGGTCAGGCACGGCCACCCGGCCGTAGCCGACGCCTTCTGCACCACCCGCCTGGCCGGCGACTGGGGCACCGCCTTCGGCACCCTCCCGCCCGGCCTCGACCTCGCCCCCATCATCGACCGCACCACCCCCAAACTCGGCTGA
- a CDS encoding YihY/virulence factor BrkB family protein codes for MTTVSDAEGVPSAGDSDSERDPRGPGPRARSRPLATARAALRTAARVCWLLVKGTAVGAFRYRVTGLAAEAAFFALLSLPPLVIGLIGTMGHLRGLFGADTVTEIRSWVIQQAQTTLTGPAVDSVVIPLIDDVIRGGSPDIVSVSYLISLWAGSRATNVYVDTITISYGLSGVRGVIRTRTRAFVLYLIGLLVMLIVIPMLVAGPALVRQALPESAPAVQILYWPVVVILSILFLALLYHMSVPVRTAWWREVPGAVLALLIWIVGSAGLRIYLAGSLSGVSVYGSLAAAIAVLAWLYVAALAVLIGAALNAEIDRHWPSGDTARARAVREAQADQVPRDQGTTGKNNPEPGSE; via the coding sequence GTGACGACCGTCTCCGACGCCGAGGGCGTCCCCTCGGCCGGGGACTCCGACTCCGAGCGGGACCCGCGCGGCCCCGGGCCGCGGGCGCGCTCGCGGCCGCTCGCGACCGCCCGCGCGGCCCTGCGCACCGCCGCCCGCGTCTGCTGGCTCCTCGTCAAGGGCACCGCGGTCGGCGCGTTCCGGTACCGGGTGACCGGCCTCGCGGCCGAGGCCGCCTTCTTCGCGCTGCTGTCGCTGCCGCCGCTCGTGATCGGGCTGATCGGCACGATGGGCCACCTGCGCGGCCTGTTCGGCGCCGACACCGTGACCGAGATCCGCTCCTGGGTGATCCAGCAGGCCCAGACGACGCTGACGGGCCCGGCGGTCGACTCGGTCGTCATCCCGCTGATCGACGACGTGATCCGTGGCGGCAGCCCCGACATCGTGTCCGTCAGCTACCTGATCTCGCTGTGGGCGGGCTCGCGGGCGACGAACGTCTACGTCGACACGATCACCATCTCCTACGGGCTGTCCGGCGTCCGCGGGGTGATCCGCACCCGGACGCGCGCGTTCGTGCTCTACCTCATCGGGCTGCTGGTCATGCTGATCGTCATCCCGATGCTGGTGGCCGGTCCGGCGCTGGTGCGGCAGGCGCTGCCGGAGAGCGCGCCGGCGGTGCAGATCCTGTACTGGCCGGTCGTGGTGATCCTGTCGATCCTCTTCCTCGCGCTGCTCTACCACATGAGCGTCCCGGTGCGGACGGCCTGGTGGCGCGAGGTGCCCGGCGCCGTGCTGGCGCTGCTGATCTGGATCGTCGGCAGCGCGGGCCTGCGGATCTACCTGGCCGGCTCGCTGAGCGGGGTGTCGGTGTACGGGTCGCTCGCCGCCGCGATCGCGGTGCTGGCGTGGCTGTACGTGGCGGCGCTCGCGGTGCTGATCGGGGCCGCGCTGAACGCCGAGATCGACCGGCACTGGCCGAGCGGCGACACCGCCCGGGCGCGCGCCGTGCGGGAGGCGCAGGCCGACCAGGTGCCCCGGGACCAGGGGACCACAGGTAAAAACAACCCCGAACCCGGCTCTGAATAG
- a CDS encoding sirohydrochlorin chelatase has product MVAVAHGSRDPRAAATVAALLDAVRALRPDVPAHAAFLDHAPPTPDQVLDGLAEDGAGTTVVLPLLLTAAYHSKTDIPGVLNRVRALHSRLRLRTAATLGPHPLLMAALERRLRDTGVEPGDPDTAVVLVSAGSSDASANATIARLAREWRARGWRDAVPAYASAAGPKPGEAVAALREAGAPRVAVASYFLAPGYFADKVRTETLAAGADAVSPVLGAAPEVAELIVHRYGEALESAGRAAAG; this is encoded by the coding sequence ATGGTCGCGGTCGCGCACGGGAGCAGGGACCCCCGCGCCGCCGCGACCGTCGCCGCGCTGCTCGACGCCGTCCGGGCGCTGCGCCCGGACGTGCCCGCGCACGCCGCGTTCCTGGACCACGCACCGCCCACACCCGACCAGGTGCTGGACGGTCTGGCGGAGGACGGTGCGGGCACGACCGTCGTGCTGCCGCTGCTGCTCACCGCCGCCTACCACAGCAAGACCGACATCCCGGGCGTCCTGAACCGGGTGCGCGCCCTGCACTCCCGCCTGCGGCTGCGCACGGCGGCCACGCTGGGCCCGCACCCGCTGCTCATGGCCGCTCTGGAGCGCCGCCTGCGGGACACGGGCGTCGAACCCGGCGACCCGGACACGGCGGTCGTCCTGGTCTCGGCGGGCTCCAGTGACGCGTCCGCGAACGCCACGATCGCCCGGCTCGCCCGCGAGTGGCGGGCGCGCGGGTGGCGCGACGCCGTCCCCGCGTACGCGTCGGCGGCCGGCCCGAAGCCGGGCGAGGCCGTGGCGGCGCTGCGCGAGGCGGGCGCCCCGCGGGTGGCGGTGGCGTCCTACTTCCTGGCGCCGGGCTACTTCGCCGACAAGGTCCGCACGGAGACCCTGGCCGCCGGCGCCGACGCGGTCTCCCCGGTGCTCGGCGCGGCCCCGGAGGTCGCGGAGCTGATCGTCCACCGCTACGGCGAGGCACTGGAGAGCGCGGGCCGGGCCGCCGCCGGCTAG
- a CDS encoding nitrite/sulfite reductase, whose protein sequence is MPPAIKRKKGEGQWALGYREPLNSTEENKKNDDGLNVRRRIIDVYSKNGFDSIDPSDLRGRFRWMGLYTQRRPGIDGGRTGALEDEELEDRYFMMRIRIDGGQLSGPQLRTIADISRNYARGTADITNRHNIQLHWVGIEDVPAIWDALEAVGLHTTEACGDVPRTIIGCPLAGIAADEVIDATPQLREIHDRYIGSPEFSNLPRKYKTALSGCTSHCTVHEINDIAFVGVVNDAGETGYALYVGGGLSTNPMFSQSLGVFVKPEQAHEVWHGVTSIFRDYGYRRLRSRARLKFLMKDWGAAKFREVLEKEYLGYALPDGPEPAAPDVHRDHLGVHPQQGGGFYVGFAPRVGRLNGELLGTIGELADRYGSGRVRTTLEQKMIILDVPAENTEALVEALAEHDLHARPSTFRRHMMACTGIEYCKLAIVDTKQRAMDLMDELEKRLPDFEQPLTININGCPNSCARVQVADIGLKGQLVVDENGDQVEGFQVHLGGRLGASFGKKVRGLKTTSAGLTDYLERVVRKFDAQRTEGETFADWVHRADDADLK, encoded by the coding sequence GTGCCACCCGCGATCAAGCGCAAGAAGGGCGAGGGCCAGTGGGCCCTCGGCTACCGCGAACCGCTCAACTCCACCGAGGAGAACAAGAAGAACGACGACGGGCTGAACGTCCGCCGCCGCATCATCGACGTCTACTCCAAGAACGGCTTCGACTCGATCGACCCGTCCGACCTGCGCGGCCGGTTCCGCTGGATGGGCCTCTACACGCAGCGCAGGCCCGGCATCGACGGCGGCCGCACCGGCGCGCTGGAGGACGAGGAGCTCGAGGACCGCTACTTCATGATGCGGATCCGCATCGACGGCGGTCAGCTGAGCGGCCCGCAACTGCGCACCATCGCCGACATCTCGCGCAACTACGCGCGCGGCACCGCCGACATCACGAACCGGCACAACATCCAGCTGCACTGGGTCGGCATCGAGGACGTCCCCGCCATCTGGGACGCGCTCGAAGCCGTCGGGCTGCACACCACCGAGGCGTGCGGCGACGTGCCGCGCACGATCATCGGGTGCCCGCTGGCCGGGATCGCCGCCGACGAGGTGATCGACGCGACGCCGCAGCTGCGCGAGATCCACGACCGCTACATCGGCTCGCCCGAGTTCTCCAACCTGCCGCGCAAGTACAAGACGGCGCTGTCGGGCTGCACCTCGCACTGCACCGTCCACGAGATCAACGACATCGCCTTCGTCGGCGTGGTGAACGACGCCGGGGAGACCGGCTACGCGCTGTACGTCGGCGGCGGGCTGTCCACCAACCCGATGTTCTCCCAGAGCCTCGGCGTGTTCGTGAAGCCCGAGCAGGCCCACGAGGTGTGGCACGGCGTTACCTCGATCTTCCGCGACTACGGCTACCGGCGGCTGCGCAGCCGCGCCCGGCTGAAGTTCCTGATGAAGGACTGGGGCGCGGCGAAGTTCCGCGAGGTGCTGGAGAAGGAGTACCTCGGGTACGCGCTGCCGGACGGCCCCGAGCCCGCCGCGCCGGACGTCCACCGCGACCACCTGGGCGTCCACCCGCAGCAGGGCGGCGGCTTCTACGTCGGGTTCGCGCCCCGCGTCGGCCGGCTGAACGGGGAGCTGCTCGGCACCATCGGCGAGCTGGCCGACCGCTACGGCTCGGGCCGGGTCCGCACGACGCTCGAGCAGAAGATGATCATCCTGGACGTGCCGGCGGAGAACACCGAGGCGCTCGTCGAGGCGCTCGCCGAGCACGACCTGCACGCGCGGCCGTCCACGTTCCGGCGGCACATGATGGCGTGCACCGGCATCGAGTACTGCAAGCTCGCGATCGTCGACACCAAGCAGCGCGCCATGGACCTGATGGACGAGTTGGAGAAGCGGCTCCCCGACTTCGAGCAGCCGCTGACCATCAACATCAACGGCTGCCCGAACTCCTGCGCCCGCGTCCAGGTCGCCGACATCGGCCTCAAGGGCCAGCTGGTGGTGGACGAGAACGGCGACCAGGTCGAGGGCTTCCAGGTCCATCTGGGCGGCCGGCTCGGCGCCTCGTTCGGCAAGAAGGTCCGCGGGCTGAAGACCACGTCGGCCGGGCTGACCGACTACCTCGAGCGGGTCGTCCGCAAGTTCGACGCGCAGCGCACCGAGGGCGAGACGTTCGCCGACTGGGTGCACCGCGCCGACGACGCCGACCTGAAGTAG
- a CDS encoding DUF1707 domain-containing protein, with protein MSQSSPQPERPCPSRPPARRQDAHPVPDPLDARSAPDAIRASDAEREAVVERLRVASVEGRLTFEELTERTEAAYAAVSRGDLEGITADLPGMGAPGANPAPPQVKRRFSAVMGDCKERIVGRIDGPLEAVSVMGDVELDLRGAQVPTGEVQISATAVMGDVKIIVPDGVSVVLAGHNFLGDRKVNVRDPHPGARVPVVRVTATAVMGDIKIVDDEHHAPVRRAITDWWQNRR; from the coding sequence ATGAGTCAGTCCAGTCCGCAGCCTGAGCGGCCCTGCCCCAGCCGCCCGCCGGCCCGGCGGCAGGACGCCCACCCCGTGCCGGATCCGCTCGACGCCAGAAGCGCGCCCGACGCGATCCGGGCGTCCGACGCCGAGCGCGAGGCCGTCGTCGAGCGGCTGCGGGTCGCCTCCGTGGAGGGACGGCTCACCTTCGAGGAGCTGACCGAGCGCACCGAGGCCGCCTACGCGGCGGTCAGCCGCGGCGACCTCGAAGGCATCACCGCCGACCTGCCCGGCATGGGCGCCCCCGGCGCCAACCCCGCGCCGCCGCAGGTCAAGCGCAGGTTCAGCGCCGTCATGGGGGACTGCAAGGAGCGCATCGTCGGCCGCATCGACGGGCCGCTGGAGGCGGTGTCGGTGATGGGCGACGTCGAACTCGACCTGCGCGGCGCGCAGGTGCCGACCGGCGAGGTCCAGATCTCCGCGACCGCCGTGATGGGCGACGTCAAGATCATCGTGCCGGACGGCGTCAGTGTGGTGCTGGCCGGCCACAACTTCCTCGGCGACCGCAAGGTCAACGTCCGCGACCCGCACCCGGGGGCGCGCGTCCCGGTCGTCCGCGTCACCGCCACCGCGGTGATGGGCGACATCAAGATCGTCGATGACGAGCACCACGCGCCCGTCCGCCGCGCCATCACCGACTGGTGGCAGAACCGCAGGTAG
- a CDS encoding phosphoribosyltransferase, whose translation MSWNMSWNRSARGDFQRAETVRLPYTDRAEAGRVLAERLVPLGLEGAAVLALPRGGVPVGYEVARRLGSPLDVLVTRKIGYPPQPELGVGAIAEGGAPVFDGELLARLGLREDDLADTVAAERAELDRRVAAYRRGRPLPAAAGRPVIVVDDGLATGGTARAAVRAMRGRGPSRLVLAVPVGAAETVHALEAEVDDIVVPAAPWEFRAVGQWYRDFEQLTDADVTAWLERAASGAGGTGLPGGGGDGGGGPA comes from the coding sequence ATGTCCTGGAACATGTCCTGGAACAGATCCGCACGAGGGGACTTCCAGCGGGCGGAGACCGTCCGGCTCCCCTACACCGACCGCGCCGAGGCGGGCCGCGTGCTCGCCGAGCGCCTCGTCCCCCTGGGCCTTGAGGGGGCGGCCGTCCTCGCGCTGCCGCGCGGCGGCGTCCCCGTCGGGTACGAGGTCGCGCGGCGGCTCGGGTCCCCGCTCGACGTCCTGGTGACCCGCAAGATCGGCTATCCGCCGCAGCCGGAGCTCGGCGTCGGCGCGATCGCCGAGGGCGGCGCGCCGGTGTTCGACGGCGAGCTGCTGGCCCGGCTCGGCCTGCGCGAGGACGACCTGGCGGACACGGTGGCGGCCGAGCGCGCCGAGCTGGACCGCCGCGTCGCGGCCTACCGGCGCGGCCGCCCGCTGCCGGCGGCCGCCGGGCGCCCGGTGATCGTGGTGGACGACGGGCTGGCGACCGGCGGCACCGCCCGCGCCGCGGTGCGGGCCATGCGCGGGCGCGGGCCGTCCCGGCTGGTGCTCGCGGTGCCGGTGGGCGCCGCGGAGACCGTCCACGCGCTGGAGGCCGAGGTGGACGACATCGTCGTCCCGGCGGCGCCGTGGGAGTTCCGCGCCGTGGGCCAGTGGTACCGCGACTTCGAGCAGCTGACGGACGCCGACGTGACGGCCTGGCTGGAGCGGGCCGCGTCCGGCGCGGGCGGCACGGGCTTGCCGGGCGGCGGTGGAGACGGAGGCGGCGGGCCGGCGTGA